From one Trachemys scripta elegans isolate TJP31775 chromosome 14, CAS_Tse_1.0, whole genome shotgun sequence genomic stretch:
- the SMIM5 gene encoding small integral membrane protein 5, with protein MSSEGFLKEIQTIGEKFLLKLQKLPKAEPVEIVSFCIILFFIVTVLSLMTLACSCCCYRCCCNGSPDQRGRKIQIQPTAHV; from the exons GTCTTCTGAAGGCTTTCTGAAGGAAATACAGACCATTGGTGAGAAGTTCCTGCTTAAGCTCCAGAAGCTGCCCAAGGCTGAACCCGTGGAGATAGTGTCATTTTGTATTATCCTCTTCTTTATCG TTACTGTGCTGTCACTGATGACCCTAGCCTGCAGCTGTTGCTGCTATCGCTGCTGCTGCAATGGAAGCCCTGATCAGAGAGGCAGGAAGATCCAGATCCAGCCAACTGCTCATGTGTGA